The genomic window CACTGCAATGATGGTTCCGCGCTGCGGCTTCTCCTGGGCCGATTCGGGCAGATAGATGCCGCCGTTGGTCTGTGCAGCTTCTTTGTCAGGCCGGATCAGCACACGATCTCCGAGAACTCTGAGTGCCGTAGTCCGCACCTCCCTTCGGAATATGCATACCTAATGAAACAGATCTCAATTGGCTGGATTCGTAAAGGTCGCACGGCGCCGGCCATCCAGCGCAACACGGTGGCGGAACGCCCGCCACTCGGGCTTGCCATCATACAGCCTGCAGGCCCGTTGCGCAAGACTAGAGCCGTCCGCAATTGCCTGCCCTGAGGGCCTATGCTATAATCCTCCATGTGCCGAATCACGACCTGAGAAGCGACAATCTGAACCGCCAGGCGATCAAGCTGGACGTCGAGGTTCTGCCTCATGCGCAGGGACTGCCCCTGCCGCAGTATGAGACGGCAGCGGCAGCCGGAATGGACCTGCGAGCGGCTGTCGACGCCCCGGTGACTCTCGACCCCGGCAAGCGCTATGCCGTACCGACGGGCCTGAAGATCGCCCTGCCGGTGGGCTATGAGGCGCAGATCCGGGCTCGCAGTGGATTGGCGCTGCGCAAGGGTATCGCCCTGGTCAATGCCCCAGGCACCATCGACGCTGACTACCGTGGCGAGATCTGCGTGATTCTCATCAACCTGGGTGAAGAGCCCTTCACCATCAGCCGAGGCGACCGAATCGCCCAGATGGTCGTTGCGCCTGTCACACGCGTTGAGTGGGATCTCGTCGCAGCGGTTGACGACACCTCCCGCGGCGAGGGCGGATTCGGGCACACCGGCGTGCAGTGATGCCGTCCGGCGCCTTCAGAGCGTCAGACGTGCAGGAGGAGTGGTGAGTTGCCGATGGCAAAGATGATCACCAAAGAGATGACACTGGCCGAAGTCCTCGAGATCAGCCCCGCGGCGCTGCAGATTCTCCTCGACGAGGGCATGTCGTGCATGGGCTGCAGCGTGGCCCGAATGGAGACGCTCGCAGAGGGCGCGACGACCCATGGCCTGGATCCCGATGCCCTGGTGGCGCGTCTGAACGAGCAGATCCAGAGTGCCGCGGCAGCCAAGGGTGAAGCCTCATGAGAGCAATCTTGACCGTGAGTTTGCTGGCCCTGGTGGTTCTTGGGCTGGCTGGTTGCCCGATGCAGAAGCCGGACACGAGCGCTACCGAGAACTCTGCCTCTACGAGCGCTGAGGTCGCGCCTACCTTCTCCCAGGGCGTCCAGCAGACGGACGACTTCGCCCCCGACTTCACCTTGAAGGACACCGAAGGTCAGGACGTGACCAAGGCCGACTTCAGCGGCAAGGTCCTGATCCTCGACTTCTGGGCGACCTGGTG from Armatimonadia bacterium includes these protein-coding regions:
- the dut gene encoding dUTP diphosphatase, translated to MNRQAIKLDVEVLPHAQGLPLPQYETAAAAGMDLRAAVDAPVTLDPGKRYAVPTGLKIALPVGYEAQIRARSGLALRKGIALVNAPGTIDADYRGEICVILINLGEEPFTISRGDRIAQMVVAPVTRVEWDLVAAVDDTSRGEGGFGHTGVQ
- a CDS encoding DUF1858 domain-containing protein: MAKMITKEMTLAEVLEISPAALQILLDEGMSCMGCSVARMETLAEGATTHGLDPDALVARLNEQIQSAAAAKGEAS